The genomic interval AACAATAAGTTAACGTTCCTTTGTTTTTTCATGTCGCTGAATACTTTTGCCAAAAGAGAAAAATGAAGAATAAGTGACTACGCATTCCCATAAATGCGCGAGGAATCTACCACAGAGAGATGACAATTTAAGCATTGTCGTGGTGAATGAAAAAACCGGGAAAGGCAGGATTTGTAAACAAGAACGGCAACTAATGTTGCCAGTGATTTACGCCAGGCGCAGCAGAATGGCGCCGCCGGCAATACCCAGCGCCGCCGCGATGCGAAGGCCCGGAACCTTCTCTTTTAAAAGGACAAATGCGATCAGTGCCCCAAAGAGTATGGAGGTTTCACGCAGCGCCGCGACCACCGCCAGCGGTGCCTGCGTCATTGCCCACAGCGCCAGACCGTAAGAGCCCATCGTGCCAACGCCACCGAGCAACCCCTTTTTCCAGTGCAGCCGCAGGTAGCCGGATGCCTCGCGCCGACGCGCTATCATCGCCCAGCTCAACAGGCAGAAGCCGTTCATAAAGAAGGTCCACAGCGTGTAGCCCAGCGCGGTGTCCGAAAGACGCACGCCGGTGCCGTCCACCAGCGTATACCCGGCAATAAAGCAGGCGTTCAGCAGCGCCAGCCAGATCCCTTTGTGCGACTGTATGCGGCCATGCATCGCCATCCCAAGAATCGACAGACAGATCACCC from Enterobacter sp. JBIWA008 carries:
- a CDS encoding EamA family transporter, whose amino-acid sequence is MTITVFCILLFAALLHASWNAIVKAGTDKLYSAISVSGSATAIALVLLPFSPQPSAASWPFLIVSCALQVVYTVLVAKTYQVSDMSQTYPLMRGTAPLLVALIGVLALGDRLSWLAWSGIGVICLSILGMAMHGRIQSHKGIWLALLNACFIAGYTLVDGTGVRLSDTALGYTLWTFFMNGFCLLSWAMIARRREASGYLRLHWKKGLLGGVGTMGSYGLALWAMTQAPLAVVAALRETSILFGALIAFVLLKEKVPGLRIAAALGIAGGAILLRLA